The following nucleotide sequence is from Scheffersomyces stipitis CBS 6054 chromosome 4, complete sequence.
ACAAAAGGTCCAGATCGACTTCTCTTCACTGCCAGAAGACCAGCTCCAGCAACTAGTTAGAATACCCATGTCTCGACTCTATGaccaatttcaacaacgactGTTTTCTGGAGCTTACGCTGGACTCAATTCTGCTACTCGTCAGGAAGCTGAATTGGTGctttcaaaattgaagcAACGACTTTTCAACGAATTCGGTGTATTCACCAAGCTTTCACACGAAGAGCAGTTAGCCAAAGTTAATGGGTTGTCTCTAGTACAGTATATGAACCCTCGATTTGCCGATATATGTCCGCTTATCTATCTGATAGATGCAGAAAAATATCCCAAAGGGTACATCGAATTCAACGGCTTGGAGACCAAGATTGACTTGTTAACTCTCATTATGACaaatcttgtcttcaaagaGTACATGGTGTATAAGATAGAAACATCCAAAAACACCGACCAGGACTATATAGACTTATCCAACCCTGCTCAGTGGTTTCCTGAGGCCCGtaagatgaagagaaagatcGTAATGCATGTTGGTCCTACCAACAGTGGAAAGACATACAattcgttgaagaagttggctgaGGCTAAAACTGGCTATTATGCTGGACCATTGAGATTGTTGGCACGAGAGATTTACGAAAAGTTTCTTCTGACGAATGTCAGGTGTAATTTGATTACGggagaagaaatcatcCCCTGTATGGATAAGTTTGGGAAAGTCAGTGGGATTTCATCTGGAACCATTGAAATGATTCCCCTTcacaagaagatggatGTTTGTgttattgatgaaattcaGATGATAGCAGATCCAGGAAGAGGATCTATATGGACCAACGCTCTTTTGGGAGTGTTAGCTAAAGAAATTCACTTgtgtggagaagaaagtgcTGTGCCTttaatcaagaagttggccaagatgACTGgtgacgaagttgaagtcaaGCAATATAAGCGACTAGGCGAGTTGAAGGTGACTGATAAGGCTATCTCATATAACAAGCTCGAGAAGGGTGATTGTTTGGTGGCATTTTCCAAACACAAGATCTTACAGTTAAAGTGTGAAATTGAACGTAGAACCAATCTCAGTGTTGGTGTCGTTTATGGAGCCTTACCTCCAGAAATCAGATCTGAGCAATCGAGAAAGTTCAACAGCGGAGAATTTGATATCTTGGTAGCTTCTGATGCTGTTGGAATGGGActcaatttgaagatcaagagaATCATCTTCCAGACGGTAAGAAAGTTCGACGGAAAGGAAATGACCAACTTGACTGTTTCAAGCGTAAAACAAATTGCTGGTAGAGCTGGTAGATACTCCGAGACGCATGGAATGCAGACAGGATATGTTTCAGCACTTACGTCTCGAGACTTGATGTATATCAAACAAGCCATGAATGCCCCCATCAGagagttggaaaaggcAGCGATCTGGCCAACATTTGATATATGGAAACAGTACATGGCAAAGTTTTCTAAAGACGAATCATTGTACGATTCGTTGTTGCAGTTCGAAAGAGAGACGAAGGACAAGAGAATGGAGCATTACTATGTTGCCACAGTGGATGACAAGGCGGAGCTCATGAAGCTCTTCTTACGAGAAAACCTATACAAAAAGGTTCCCATCGACGACCAGTTGATCTTAAGTTTGTGTCCTATTAACTTAAACATGTCATCTCCCGAGGTCACTGAAATGACGTTCAAGTATATCAAGAATGTTCATCAGAGAACCACCAAGACAATCTTTGACTTCGGCTTTATTGACCATAAGCTCCTTACGACTTCGCCCAATATTGCTTCTGTGCACTTTGACAAGAGTGCGGCCTTGcttcgtcttcttgaagatcacCATAAGGTAgtgttgatgttcttgtGGTTGAGCCAAAGATTTCCAACGTTGTTTGTAGATAAGGAGAGTGCTACCGAGTTGAAGACATTGATAGAAAAGAGGATCCAGCAGGAGTTGTCCCATTTAAGGCGGATCAGCAGGTAAATGTATATAGAATAGAATGCGTGTAAATAAATGATAGAATGGGTTAGCTGTTAACATTATTGTAATATGGCATGGAAACTTGAGATTCTGTTTGAGAGATAATTAAATGAAAGAAGAGCACTAAGATGTGCGAGTAGAAGAATGAATTGCTCATAATACATACGAACAACATTAAAGCTACTTTGTCGCTACATTATTATGTATTTGCTGGAATTTATAGCAGGTGTAGCAGAATATAACTTTGTATTCtatatgaaaatgaaattgtattACTTGCGGTCTGATTGTAATTGAATTGCCCCAAAAAAACCCCAGAAAATAATCTGCAACAAAAATGCGCGGAGGACCGTCCCCCAATTTTTTACCAATGTGGTAGTGCTCCCCCACGCCCAACATGAATTCACTCCAGAAATTATTCACTACTTATACGAGAGAGATCCCAACCAGAATCTACCTCAAACAGCCAAACGCAAACGACGGTTACACCAGCTGTTTGTATTTCTAACTGCATATTCGCAATGACCACCCAGCCATCCAAAAGTGTAGTTATCGTTGTCGGGGGCCCTGCTGGAACCGGCAAGACTACTGTTTCCCAGGCATTGGGAGAACATTTTTCATGTCCAGTAGTTGAAGGAGATGAACTCCATCCGCAGGCTAATGTCGACAAGATGTCGTCTGGCATTCCGCTCACAGATGAAGACAGATGGGGATGGTTGACTGAGTTGAGTCAGGTGGCCAGCAGCAAGAGTGTGGAGGGTCTGAACGAGCTGAAGAAGGCCGTAGTGTCTTGTTCGATGTTGAAAAAGGTGTATAGAGACCATATTAAGAAAAGTGCTGTGGATGGAGGATCCAGCATTGAGTTCCGGTTTGTGTTCTTGTATACGACATTCGAAGAGTTGTTGCAGAGAGTCGGGAACCGTAAGGACCATTTCATGAAGTCTGACATGGTGAAGTCGCAATTCGACATCATGGAGATTCCTGAGGGAgacgagttgttggaaaatGGGGGAGAAGCCGTGGCAGTGAATGCTACAGGAAAGAGCCCCGAACAGATCAATACTGAGGTTATCGCCGCCTTGGAAAGGTAGCGAAGTGTGACGACATGAAAGCAGAATATCACAGAGAATGAAGTGTCTATTGATTACCATGGAGCATTTAGCATGAATGAGAAACGAATAGATTATAGAGTTACATAGTAGCGAATAGAACATAGAAGAATAAAACACAAGTTAAACGGATCTACAAGGTTTATGGATTAGTATAACAATCTGGTGTTGATATTGTGTTCTAAAGAAGGTGTCACATTGCACCATTCAAatcgattgcaaaatcgCAGCCATTCTTGCTGCCTCCCGATCTCAGAGAGTCGAACCGAGAAAAGAAGGTGAAAAGTAGAAACGTAGCTGGAGATGGTGCTGGAGTCGTTTGTAAGGATAGAGAAGTAGGGAGTATATGATAATTATACagcaattcttcagattgTGGGATTAGAATTAAAACTGTGTGCTAGTTTATCTGAATTACTGCGaaatatcaagaaattACAATTGAGCTTAAGGACCCATGAAACTCACAGATCAGACGAAACTGTAGACAAACTTGCCAAACAGCAGAAGCATGGGAACATATACGATTGAACATTTACACATTAAGATAATCAGAACAATCACATGGTTTGATTTGAAAGTGGGATTTCTGCCCCAGAATTCTGTTCCCACATGACAGAATTGGCAAAATTGTCTTTTCAATTATAACTAGACTCAGACCGTGCAAAAAACGCTCCGAAAGACTGGAAATGGAGCGAAAGAGATCGCCAACGGCCAGTCCATCCCGACTCTCTTATATATACAGACATTTTATCTACACCAGTTGATCTTTTTGCCATTTTACCATTTCTCCATATACAGCTTATTCTGTCTCACTCAAATTCCCAGATTCAGACTAATTAGCCAAACCTGTATACCTCAAGCCTTCGTTCCCCTCCAGCCATCACCAAATACAAGTCATCTCTGGTTTAACCCTCAAAAGGAAGCCTGGTCGTCCTCGTGGAACCTCACTGTGTCAGTCCAGTCCCACTAGCTTTATCCTCGGTTTAACTGAACCCCGGTCAAGCTTCGCTTCGTTTCCGTGCACTTCGCTTCGGTTATCGTAGCCaaaaaatctgaaaaatccCACATCGTCAGGTGTGAGTTGAGCCTCACCGGTGCTTCAATAGAGTGTCGCTGAGACTTACGCTGCCTGTAAGATATACGAATACCTACTATCTACTGTCTATATTATCCCTAGTTACCTTATCTTAGTCTTTCTTTGCTACCGTTTGctatctgaaaaattgaaagattgAAACTGAAATTCCggaaatttttcatacCTCATCGCCGATATGTCTTCTATATCCACCGATTCGTTGCCGTACTTCGATCCGGCTGTCGATAGGAGAGTGGCTCTCATCACCGGAGGCAATTCCGGAATCGGCTACTACACGGTGCTCCAGCTTTATCTCCATGGCTATGTAGTGTACATCGCCGGTAGATCTCGCTCGAGAGTGTTGAAGTCcatcaaggaattgaaggaaaaagCCAACACCATTACAAAAGATTACGAAATCCAAAACGCAAATACGAATTTGACTTCTCCAAAGCGTTGTCTCGGTGAATTGGTCTATTTGGAAATCGATCTTTCCAGCTTATCATCTGTTATTGCTGCCGTCGATACCTTCTCCAACATGGAACTGAAGTTGAATCTTCTCATAAACAACGCTGGAGCCATGGCTGTTCCATATGCTCTAACCAGAGACAATTTTGAGATTCAGCTCCAAACCAACTTCGTGTCGCCGTTTCTTCTCACTACTAAGTTGCTACCTTTACTAGAGAGAACCGCGGACTTGTACCCCAGCACAGAACCTCCTCGCGTAGTTTATCTAAGTAGCATTGGCCACAAGTTTGCTATTCGTTTCTTCTCGTTAAACACTTCCTTCAACTACAGGCCGAACCTATTGTTCACCTGGCTTCGTTACGGAATGGCCAAAACAGCAGGCATCCACTTTATGAAGATGCTAGCTTTGCGTAATCCTAAGATCCTCTGTATGCTGGTGCATCCGGGCTTTGTGATGAATACAAACTTGTTCACTTACTGGACCCGTTTGCCCATCATCGGGATCCTCTTCTGGTGCTTCTTCCAGATTTTTGGCTACTTTCTCGGCGTATCCAACGATGAAGGATCGGATGCGATCATTAAATGCTGTCTCGAACCAAAACTCTCCTTGGAAAATGATAATGGGAAGTACTTTGTTACTGGAGGCATCGAGGCAGAGCCTTCCAAGGTTGCCAGCAACATGGACTACGCAGCAAGAACATGGATATGGACCGTTCATGAACTCAGCGAGAGGGGAATCACAATTCCAAACTAACTTAACATTTAACTGCATAATTGTCATACCACAAAAACTTGATCCATTCGTTTTGTTCTAATACAGCTTCACTTCTCTACACTCTTTAATATACACAATGGACATGATGTTGAAACTTGTAAGTAGCTCGTTGTAATTGTCTAAACTTTAGCGTATCCTCTGAGTTATTGGTTATGCTATACTGTTTTTGAACTGATAGGCAACTTTCTACAGTTGGACTTTCTCATTTACTCTCTCTAGTATCTACATTTTCTCTTATATCTACCTCTTTATTATATCTACTCTATTTTGAATAAACTTACAATTTTGCATCTTCATGGTCGACTCTCTCAATGACAATAGAAGAAGCACCACCTCCACCGTTACAAACACCAGCAACTCCAATCTTTCCACTTTCCTGAGTCAACACAGAAAGCAAAGTGATGACGATTCTGGCACCAGAGCAACCCAAAGGATGGCCCAAGGCAACAGCACCACCATAGAcgttcaacttggcagAGTCGATGTTACAGAGAGTAGCATTGGCTAATCCTACAACAGAGAAAGCTTCGTTCAACTCAAAGTAGTCTACTTGGTCTTGAGAAATATTGGCATGCTTCAAAGCCTTTGGAATGGCCAAAGATGGAGCAATGGTGAAATCAATAGGAGATCTGGCAGCTTCACCCCATCCATTGATCTTGGCTAAAGGCTTCAAGCCCAATTCCTTAAGTTTAGATTCAGATACCAACACTACAGCAGCACCACCgtcgttgatcttggatGCATTTGGAGCAGTCACAGTTCcgttttccttttggaaaACAGTTCTGGCCGATCTCAATCTCttttcgttgaagttcttgatttcttcatcttcactTACAATTACATCTGGCTTACCTCTGACTCCCTTGATGGTGACAGGAGCGATCTCATGTTCAAACTTACCGGCAGCCTGGGCAGTCTGTGCTTTTGTATAGGAGTCGATAGCAAACTGGTCCTGATCGTCTCTGGAGAATCCGTGATCAGCAGCACACTTTTCGGCGGCAACTCCCATTAACTTTTGTTCGTATACATCCAACAAACCGTCCTTTTGGATTCCGTCCACCAAGGCAGCATCTCCGTATCTGGCACCGCCTCTGGCCGAAGGAACGTAGTAAGGGGTGTTGGACATGGACTCGGCACCACCAGCGACGACGATATCAGCGTTGCCGGTAATAATAGTCTGTGCACCCAAAATGATAGCCTTTAACCCAGAGGCACACACCTTGTTGACAGTAGTGGCAACAATTGCTTCTGAGAGCCCAGCCTTCAAAGCAACTTGACGGGCAGGGGCTTGGCCGACATTGGCCTGTAAGACTCCACcgaagaagatttcttccacGTCGTGGGGCTTGATTTGGGGAACCTTCTCGAGAGCAGTTTTCACGGCGTGAGAGCCCAAGTCAGAGTAGGTCAACGAGGAAAGGGTACCCTGGAAAGAACCGATGGGCGTTCTGGATGTAGCGACAATGTAAACAGGTGGAACAGTCATCGTGGGTGTTTTAAGCAGTGGTTATATGTTTTGCTTAGAAAAGTATGTTGCAAATGAATTTTGAAacatttttcagattctaTGTGTcttatatatttatttgaaAAGTTATACGAGAAGCGAGCGCGGTCACGTGATGTAAACGACCGCGTGAACGACGAGTCTTTCGTCAATATGCAGGCCGGGATCTGTTCCGCCGTGTAGAAATTGGGTTGGGGGACAAAATTGTCTAAAGTTAGCAAAACTGCGGGCGAGTGGATTTGTAGGTTTGTGTCAGAAGAGTTACGACCGTCGTACAGACTCTTTGTACTCTAACAATGGTAAGACTTGCTAGCATTCTTGGTGATTGTTAGGAATTATTGGCTCCTCTGGCAGTTTCTTGTGTCTGTGTCTGGCCTGAAGTCTTGCAACACTGTCTGCAATGTGCTTCTAGGCTGTCTGCATTTTGTACTGTCTGCAATTTTGAGTACTGTATCTGTGCACTGTCCGTTTGCACTGTCTTAGTGTCTTGTGTCTGAACTTACTATCTAGTCAAGAGCAAGTCGACATATACTTCTAGCCCCATATATCTGTCTGCATAGCCATCCTCCTTCACAATGCTCAGACAGCTTGTCAGAACCCCGCTCCTGCCCCACTTAGCTCTGCGTTTTTTGGGGCCAACTCCATTTTTTCACCGTCTTATTCACATCTCCAAAACTCCCATAACTCCCTCCACATCCAGCTTGGTGAACCAGTTGTCAAAAATACATACCAGCAGTGGGTCCAAGATTCACACTTCTAAGGCCGTGAAAAAGGCCGCAGAAATTCCCCCAGAAATCCAGCACAAACTCAAAAATGATCCCATACTAAAGAGAATCCCAAAGTTTCTCCATAGATATACCACCAGATTCATGAATGCTCCCGTTTCTCATGTGGTCAGTTTCCTCATTCTTCACGAGTTGACGGCTATTGTGCCTCTTCTCTCGTTGTGGTATCTTTTTCACCAATTTCCAGACATGCTTCCTTCGTTTGACTTGCCTACATGGGCCATTGATAAGGGCACCAAGATCATCGACGATGCTATGAACAAATATGATTTTGCCGATTACTCCATAAACGAGAAGTTCCAGTTCATCATGGAAGGTGCCTATGCATTTGTAGTGGTGAAATTCTTGTTGCCTATAAGATTGGTTGTGAGTTTGGGTCTCATGCCTAGCTTTGCTAGATGGTTCGTCATTCCTTTCACgaaaatcttcaagagaaagacGCCAGCCAAAAAGACTCCAATCGTGAGTGAAGGAGCCAcagcaaagaagatcagCAAGCCAAGATTGTAGATATCGAAGAGAACTTTGAAGTCCATTGATTATAggatattgaagaagatcgaAGAATGCGAGGAAGAGAAGTAATGATAGGATAACATTAGCAGAGAGCAAGAGTAGTTAATTAGATTATATCTGAAgattatatatatatgatAAAGCTATATCAGAATGGTGTACCATCAATACATGTTCATAGATACACGATTGCCATAGAAATATTTGTAGATCTCCTGGAACAATAAATACATTCATAAGATATAATATGTACAGTATATAAAGAGATCTCTCTATATGCTTCAGCGGAGAAACAACAGCTAGTAATACAAACATGACGAGGGCTACTATTAAATAGGTGGTAGTGGTTATACTATGCAAAGGTCTGCGGCTCACTCAAGGGTGaccttcaactcttcagcCGTCCAGGGAACAAACTGGTCAAGCGACGAAATTTGCTGTTTCAAGTTTAACCTGTCGTAGGCGAAGGGCGgaaccaacttgaagttcaaatCTGGGCTAGACAGCAACTCCCGATCGTTGAAGTCAAACAATTCAGGCAACTCTCGGAAGTCCGGCTGGCTTGAATAGATCTGGTAGTTGGCGTTGTTGATCAGATGATGAGACAGAGACGAATTGAGATGAAACTGCTGGCTGAAGATCTTTCTATAATTGGGCAACTTGGTCTGGGGGTTCCGTAACTCATCAAAGTACGGGTCGACAAGAGCCTCGACACACGAGATCCGGTCTACCGGAGAATACTGTAACACTTTGATTAAGAACTGAATGCAATCGTTagacattttcttgaagatctttgaCAATGGAATTGGCTTGATCTGGGGGAACTTGTGTTCCATGTAGTTGGGGTTCATGTTCTTTATCTGGTCCTTTGAGGGCGTTcccaagatcttgatgatTTCCACCAACTGATCGATTCCCGATTCACCAGGGAACAATGGCTGGCCTAAAATCAACTCGGCCATCACACAACCGGCAGACCACACATCGATCTTGGTAGTGTAATTGGTTGCACCGAAAATCAATTCTGGGGCTCTGTAGTATCTAGAGCAGATGTAACTGACGTTGGGTTCGTTAGGGTTGAGAATCTTAGCCGAGCCAAAGTCacacaacttcaactcGCCCGTCTCGGGGTttatcaacaagttctgCGGCTTTATATCACGATGGCAGATGCCTTGTGAATGGATGTAGTTCAAAGCACGCAACATCTGGTAGGTGTAGAGCTTGATTTCAATGGCAGGCATCAGCAATCGTTTGGACACGTAGAAATGCAGTGCCTTATAGAGTGTTTCTGGTACAAACTCGAGAATCAAGTTGAGGTACAACTCGTTTTTGTCGTTGCTGGTATAGAAATAGTACTTCAAATCAGCAATATTGCGGTGATGCACCAACTTCATGATTTGCAACTCACGGTTTTTGAATCGTTTGTCTTGTAAAACTCGTTTCATTGCTGCAATCTCGTTTGAAGGCAAGATTTGAGTCTGGAACACAACCCCGAACGAGCCATGACCCACCATCTGGGATTGGGTGTACTGGATGGTTTCGATTTCGCCAGTGTGGCCGTTGTTAACGTTTTCGGTAACAACCTCTATTTTGGACATGTTGTTAGTAGATGCAATGCGATACAGACAGACAGAGAGAGACAAATGTAGCTAATGCTGATGACTAATGGCAGACAAATGACAGACGGAATGCTGAAGGGAAGCGTGTTGTCAGACAGGCTCTTCTTATGGTTTCAGAGATTCAGAAAGTCTCAAATTACGAGCAAGTCACAGACAAAGAGAGGAACAGCTCAGCAACACGCTATGGACACACAGAAAAATGGGCTCTAGGCAGCAGCACTAGGAGACAACACTGCTCGATACAGGGAATGGGTTCTGGAGGTATTCAGCACGTTGGCTAGCTCTGGAAGAAACCGATGGGCGCAATACAAAAAGGCGGAGGTTTCAAAGTAAAACTCGAAAAATGGAGGATGTCGTGCGCTCACCGAACTTTTCGATTAATGGGGTAACCAACCAACGAAGCAGACAGGAAGGTGGGCAATGGAGACAGACAGAAGGCGGATGAAATGACTGCAGCACGCGGGGATCAAATCAGACAAAGCTCAGTCTTTTCTGTTAAGTATGGACAGGCTGGAAAAGTTTTGTTGTGGTTTATTGTCAGACGCCGATGTTGGAATCGCAAATGACAGACTTTATGTTGAATttgtcgatttcttgaacagGTGTAGTTTGTGTGCTGTTACAAGTAGTCTAGGGATGTTCCGCTTCGTGCAATGGCAGTTACTAGCTCTGAAGAGTTGGACTTAAGCAGACTTCCACCAAAGCAATTATGGGCAGAGAGTGCAAAATTGTGTCTGCTGCAGAAAAAGGAGGATCCGTTTTGTTTTTATACGGAGCCTGAAAAAAGGTAATGTCTGCGAAACAAATCTTCCAGATGCGGGTCAGAgtctggagaagatgaCTTTTTTTTGTGTCTGATGCGACACAAAAACCAGACAACCAAATTCAGATTCTGTTGTCAACAACACCTTTTCTTGATTGTTCCGGACAGCGTGCCAGCCACCAACTTGTTTCCTGGATCATTTTATTACCTCAGGTAGCAACATCTCAGGAAGATTGTCAGGGAGACGAATCTGACCCGAAAAACTTCCCTGCAGGCAGTACTAGTTACATTTTCTAGTGGTGCGTGACCCAAATGGCTACAGCCGCCGACACAATTTCTGTGTGGAAGATACCTCCTATGACGTCTGTGTCGGTGTGCCAACACACAGCTGTTTCCTGATTGGGTGGCTGCAACTGAAAACAGTGTGGATATTCGGACAGCAGACGACAAGGGATACACACCGCCAGGAACAGCCAGTTCGCCATTCTCTGATTCACTAATCAGTCTGTCTATGCGAGGTGACGTCCAATTGACTTCCTGTCCGATCCAATTTGTCTCGAAGACGCTCTCCTGGCACCAAATCGCAGTCTCTGTCAGACAGAGCGAAATTCTATCTTCCATGATCCATTATGTACTGCACATATGAGCTCCTATGCACCTTACCCCACTTTTCCCCTCCTAATAATAATACCACTGCATCTGCCGCTCCTGTAATTTGCTACAATGtctgaaattttcatttggGTGTAGTCTGGTTAAATATTGCGGCACGGGTGCAGCAAGTCTTCCATATACCGAGCCCCCAGTGAATCAGTGAATCTCCTTGTTTCATGAACTTTGTGTGCAACTCGTAAATCtgatgatatcatcaaGATACACTTGATTTACACGAGTCTCATTCGAAAAGTCTCtgataattttgcaaaacTGGAATGTTTCAATGTCTGGATATTCTGCCGTTTTCTCACGATTCTAATTCTAGTATTCTATCATCATTCTATCATTATTGTATCATTTTACTTTTGTCTCTATCTTGTCTGTTAGTAGAATTGTAATATACATACCAATCTGGTCACTGTGACGGCGTTCGCCgttgatcttcaacttcaagaacttctctTTGATATTCTGTCTCTTGTTCGTCATGTGGCTTCTTGTTTGATCGTAACTCTGGGCTTTGCTCAATGGATTAAGCGGTGGTTCTCCTGGGTTTCTTCCTCCGTAAGAGTTTTTATGGTCGTGGGAACCGTTCGTATTGGAATTGTTTTTAGAAAGATTGTTCGAGTTATTTGTGCTGTTCTTAGAAAGAACGTGTGTAAACGGGATATTGGTATTATTTCTACTTATTAAACCATCGTCGTTAGAACTCTCAGAGGAGATAGAGCCTCccttcatcatcttcatgAATTTTCCCGTAATGGAGCTGTTTCTTTTCGTGCTTCCTGAGAGAGCCGAAGCGGCTGTACTATGCGAAACTGAATTGTGGTAGTGGTGTCCGTTGTTATTGGTATTGTTCAAATAAATCGTACTGTTCattgaattggaattggaattgctgTTGTTCAAAGTGTTCATTGCACTCGAGACTTTTTCTATCGTAAAAGTATTGAACGGGTCTCTAAACTTTGTCTCTTCAAACATGCCGAAATGTCCCTCAAGGCCTTCCTTATTATTGTAGCCCAAGTCAAGGAAATCCTCTTCGTCTACTTCGGTCTCATCACTAGTATCTACGAAATTGGAGAAGGAAGTTCCTATTTCGTAGGGATTTACGTTTCCAACACTGTTGTTTCTGACACTGCTGATCTTTCGGCCATTTGGCTCCTTGCTTCCGTCGTTCATGAGTTTGTTGTTATGCTTGATTTCCTGGATGTTCTGGGATATCCGACCCTTATACTTCCGCTTGATTTCCTGGACTTCGGTCTTCTGgctctttttcaagtccCGCATCTCTTTACGGAGGTCTT
It contains:
- the PEA1 gene encoding Phosphatidylinositol-4-phosphate 5-kinase and related FYVE finger-containing proteins; translated protein: MTASAIQKRFSQMSVSHKKVPVEETEESNSEFIKSINYDSLEKKYDIHKYYPSYIHNCGISTPVLRDLIIDKPIYADANKHVKKKKKRSSARDGRSTRRLEQVQELRELKKDQLQDRKDLRKEMRDLKKSQKTEVQEIKRKYKGRISQNIQEIKHNNKLMNDGSKEPNGRKISSVRNNSVGNVNPYEIGTSFSNFVDTSDETEVDEEDFLDLGYNNKEGLEGHFGMFEETKFRDPFNTFTIEKVSSAMNTLNNSNSNSNSMNSTIYLNNTNNNGHHYHNSVSHSTAASALSGSTKRNSSITGKFMKMMKGGSISSESSNDDGLISRNNTNIPFTHVLSKNSTNNSNNLSKNNSNTNGSHDHKNSYGGRNPGEPPLNPLSKAQSYDQTRSHMTNKRQNIKEKFLKLKINGERRHSDQIGMYITILLTDKIETKVK
- a CDS encoding predicted protein; translation: PILKRIPKFLHRYTTRFMNAPVSHVVSFLILHELTAIVPLLSLWYLFHQFPDMLPSFDLPTWAIDKGTKIIDDAMNKYDFADYSINEKFQFIMEGAYAFVVVKFLLPIRLVVSLGLMPSFARWFVIPFTKIF
- the RIM11 gene encoding ser/thr protein kinase (go_function protein kinase activity; ATP binding~go_process protein amino acid phosphorylation), whose product is MSKIEVVTENVNNGHTGEIETIQYTQSQMVGHGSFGVVFQTQILPSNEIAAMKRVLQDKRFKNRELQIMKLVHHRNIADLKYYFYTSNDKNELYLNLILEFVPETLYKASHFYVSKRLSMPAIEIKLYTYQMLRALNYIHSQGICHRDIKPQNLLINPETGELKLCDFGSAKILNPNEPNVSYICSRYYRAPELIFGATNYTTKIDVWSAGCVMAELILGQPLFPGESGIDQLVEIIKILGTPSKDQIKNMNPNYMEHKFPQIKPIPLSKIFKKMSNDCIQFLIKVLQYSPVDRISCVEALVDPYFDELRNPQTKLPNYRKIFSQQFHLNSSSSHHSINNANYQIYSSQPDFRELPELFDFNDRELSSSPDLNFKLVPPFAYDRLNLKQQISSLDQFVPWTAEELKVTLE
- the SUV3 gene encoding mitochondrial RNA helicase (go_function nucleic acid binding; helicase activity; ATP binding) yields the protein MSRLYDQFQQRSFSGAYAGLNSATRQEAELVLSKLKQRLFNEFGVFTKLSHEEQLAKVNGLSLVQYMNPRFADICPLIYSIDAEKYPKGYIEFNGLETKIDLLTLIMTNLVFKEYMVYKIETSKNTDQDYIDLSNPAQWFPEARKMKRKIVMHVGPTNSGKTYNSLKKLAEAKTGYYAGPLRLLAREIYEKFLSTNVRCNLITGEEIIPCMDKFGKVSGISSGTIEMIPLHKKMDVCVIDEIQMIADPGRGSIWTNALLGVLAKEIHLCGEESAVPLIKKLAKMTGDEVEVKQYKRLGELKVTDKAISYNKLEKGDCLVAFSKHKILQLKCEIERRTNLSVGVVYGALPPEIRSEQSRKFNSGEFDILVASDAVGMGLNLKIKRIIFQTVRKFDGKEMTNLTVSSVKQIAGRAGRYSETHGMQTGYVSALTSRDLMYIKQAMNAPIRELEKAAIWPTFDIWKQYMAKFSKDESLYDSLLQFERETKDKRMEHYYVATVDDKAELMKLFLRENLYKKVPIDDQLILSLCPINLNMSSPEVTEMTFKYIKNVHQRTTKTIFDFGFIDHKLLTTSPNIASVHFDKSAALLRLLEDHHKVVLMFLWLSQRFPTLFVDKESATELKTLIEKRIQQELSHLRRISR
- the GLK2 gene encoding Glucokinase, giving the protein MTTQPSKSVVIVVGGPAGTGKTTVSQALGEHFSCPVVEGDELHPQANVDKMSSGIPLTDEDRWGWLTELSQVASSKSVEGSNESKKAVVSCSMLKKVYRDHIKKSAVDGGSSIEFRFVFLYTTFEELLQRVGNRKDHFMKSDMVKSQFDIMEIPEGDELLENGGEAVAVNATGKSPEQINTEVIAALER
- a CDS encoding predicted protein (go_function oxidoreductase activity~go_process metabolism), translated to MSSISTDSLPYFDPAVDRRVALITGGNSGIGYYTVLQLYLHGYVVYIAGRSRSRVLKSIKELKEKANTITKDYEIQNANTNLTSPKRCLGELVYLEIDLSSLSSVIAAVDTFSNMESKLNLLINNAGAMAVPYALTRDNFEIQLQTNFVSPFLLTTKLLPLLERTADLYPSTEPPRVVYLSSIGHKFAIRFFSLNTSFNYRPNLLFTWLRYGMAKTAGIHFMKMLALRNPKILCMSVHPGFVMNTNLFTYWTRLPIIGILFWCFFQIFGYFLGVSNDEGSDAIIKCCLEPKLSLENDNGKYFVTGGIEAEPSKVASNMDYAARTWIWTVHELSERGITIPN
- the ERG10 gene encoding acetyl-CoA acetyltransferase, which encodes MTVPPVYIVATSRTPIGSFQGTLSSLTYSDLGSHAVKTALEKVPQIKPHDVEEIFFGGVLQANVGQAPARQVALKAGLSEAIVATTVNKVCASGLKAIILGAQTIITGNADIVVAGGAESMSNTPYYVPSARGGARYGDAALVDGIQKDGLLDVYEQKLMGVAAEKCAADHGFSRDDQDQFAIDSYTKAQTAQAAGKFEHEIAPVTIKGVRGKPDVIVSEDEEIKNFNEKRLRSARTVFQKENGTVTAPNASKINDGGAAVVLVSESKLKELGLKPLAKINGWGEAARSPIDFTIAPSLAIPKALKHANISQDQVDYFELNEAFSVVGLANATLCNIDSAKLNVYGGAVALGHPLGCSGARIVITLLSVLTQESGKIGVAGVCNGGGGASSIVIERVDHEDAKL